One window of the Takifugu rubripes chromosome 13, fTakRub1.2, whole genome shotgun sequence genome contains the following:
- the ric3a gene encoding protein RIC-3, translating into MHQYQMHHEDQDQWGVDHPSSITHGAEVMLKIQGSQPRRKHNLMAQVIPLYGFGIFLYIFYIIYKLTCNGKTVKSGNSAIPDSSMEHKKIINCELIRLQERLQQAETVMERIVSKKQSSRSGRRRKSKGTPSKNEEKLLFQLRQFSQLMQDGRLEGASPEMEAEEVPYGADWEGYPEETYPVYNDDDEYRGDDEDYPRPRIPTFMLLEPSQQLSAEALAERMEQVEEQAMARKLSIVREVDEEEEDEEDKEEEEDETEEDIEEEEEEEAEAEKRHLLSVSSAQMEREERLGLEISNELQGFNGGKKQISFSEHTDVFHYPKEETYQEEDQEGDGDEEDEGEEETDEDDPVIEAESLQFSGDGCLNPEEEAERAVQESLLTSEDGGGEPDVHTEVPRGVQASGLRMRNRRET; encoded by the exons ATGCACCAGTATCAAATGCATCATGAGGACCAAGACCAGTGGGGGGTGGACCatccctcctccatcactcatgGGGCAGAGGTCATGCTTAAAATACAAGGCAGCCAGCCCCGAAGGAAGCACAACCTAATGGCTCAAGTCATACCACTATATGGCTTTGGGATTTTTCTTTACATCTTTTACATTATCTACAAG CTTACATGCAATGGAAAGACTGTTAAATCAGGGAACAGTGCGATACCAGACTCAAGCATGGAGCATAAGAAGA TCATCAACTGTGAGCTGATCAGACTGCAGGAGAGGCTGCAACAGGCAGAGACAGTGATGGAGAGGATTGTCTCTAAAAAACAAAGTTCCAGAAG cggtaGACGAAGGAAGAGTAAAGGGACGCCCTCCAAGAACGAAGAAAAATTGCTCTTCCAACTTCGACAATTCAGTCAACTGATGCAAGATGGGCGGTTGGAGGGTGCTTCTccagagatggaggcagaggaggtcCCCTATGGTGCAGACTGGGAAG GCTACCCAGAGGAGACCTACCCAGTGTATAACGATGATGATGAATATCGGGGTGATGATGAAGACTATCCCAGGCCCAGAATTCCAACCTTTATGCTGCTTGAACCATCCCAGCAGCTGTCTGCTGAGGCACTGGCGGAGAGGATGGAGCAAGTGGAGGAGCAGGCCATGGCGAGGAAACTCTCCATTGTGAGAGAGGTGgacgaagaagaggaggacgaggaggataaagaggaagaggaggacgaaaCAGAGGAAGACatagaggaggaagaggaggaggaagctgaagcAGAGAAGAGGCACCTGCTCAGTGTGAGTTCGGcccagatggagagagaggagcgacTGGGTCTGGAGATTAGCAATGAGCTCCAGGGTTTCAATGGCGGGAAGAAACAAATAAGCTTCAGCGAGCACACAGACGTGTTTCACTACCCCAAAGAGGAGACATACCAGGAGGAAGACCaggaaggtgatggagatgaggaggacgagggggaAGAGGAAACTGATGAAGATGACCCGGTGATAGAGGCAGAGAGTCTCCAGTTCAGTGGGGACGGTTGTCTGAACCCGGAGGAGGAAGCGGAGCGGGCCGTCCAAGAGTCCTTACTCACCTCTGAGGACGGAGGTGGAGAGCCTGATGTTCATACTGAGGTGCCCAGGGGGGTGCAGGCAAGTGGGCTGAGGATGCGAAACAGGAGAGAGACCTAA
- the lmo1 gene encoding rhombotin-1 — MVLDKEEGVPMLSVQPKGKQKGCAGCNRKIKDRYLLKALDKYWHEDCLKCACCDCRLGEVGSTLYTKANLILCRRDYLRLFGTTGNCAACSKLIPAFEMVMRARDNVYHLDCFACQLCNQRFCVGDKFFLKNNMILCQMDYEEGQLNGSFETQVQ; from the exons GTGTGCCGATGCTCTCTGTCCAGCCCAAAGGGAAGCAGAAGGGGTGTGCCGGCTGCAATCGCAAGATTAAAGACCGCTACCTGCTCAAGGCCCTGGACAAATACTGGCATGAGGACTGTCTGAAATGCGCCTGCTGCGACTGCCGTCTGGGGGAGGTGGGCTCCACCCTTTACACAAAAGCCAACCTCATCCTGTGTCGCAGGGACTACCTGAG GCTCTTTGGTACAACGGGGAACTGTGCAGCCTGCAGTAAACTGATCCCAGCCTTTGAAATGGTGATGAGAGCCAGAGATAATGTTTACCATTTGGACTGTTTTGCCTGTCAGCTTTGTAACCAGAG GTTTTGCGTTGGGGACAAGTTTTTCCTAAAGAACAACATGATTTTGTGTCAAATGGACTATGAGGAGGGCCAGCTGAACGGGAGCTTCGAGACGCAGGTTCAATAG